The following coding sequences are from one Ochotona princeps isolate mOchPri1 chromosome 8, mOchPri1.hap1, whole genome shotgun sequence window:
- the ATP6V1E2 gene encoding V-type proton ATPase subunit E 2 → MALSDVDVQKQIKHMMAFIEQEANEKVEEIDAKAEEEFNIEKGRLVQTQRLKIMEYYEKKEKQIEQQKKIQMSTMRNQARLTVLRARDDLISELLNDAKLGLGRLVEDPEVYQELLDKLVLQALLRLLEPTVIVRCRPQDVLLVEAAVQRAIPEYVLASRKPVQVRLDAEAHLAANAAGGVEVYSSDQRIKVSNTLESRLELSAQQKMPEIRTALFGANANRKFFL, encoded by the coding sequence ATGGCCCTGAGCGATGTGGACGTGCAGAAGCAGATCAAACACATGATGGCTTTCATCGAGCAGGAGGCCAACGAGAAGGTGGAGGAAATAGACGCCAAAGCCGAGGAAGAGTTCAACATCGAGAAAGGGCGCCTCGTGCAAACGCAGAGACTGAAGATCATGGAGTACTAtgagaagaaggagaagcagattGAACAGCAGAAGAAGATCCAGATGTCCACCATGAGGAATCAGGCACGGCTCACAGTGCTGAGAGCCCGAGACGACCTCATCTCCGAATTGCTCAATGATGCCAAGCTAGGACTTGGCAGGCTGGTGGAGGACCCAGAGGTTTACCAGGAGCTTCTGGAcaagctggtgctgcaggcccTGCTCCGCCTCCTGGAGCCCACGGTGATTGTGCGCTGCAGGCCCCAGGATGTCCTGCTGGTGGAGGCTGCGGTGCAGAGAGCCATTCCCGAGTACGTGCTAGCCTCCCGGAAACCCGTGCAGGTTCGGCTTGATGCGGAGGCCCACCTGGCTGCCAACGCAGCTGGAGGCGTGGAGGTGTATAGTAGTGATCAGAGAATCAAGGTTTCTAATACCCTGGAAAGTCGGTTGGAACTGTCAGCCCAGCAGAAGATGCCAGAAATTCGAACGGCCTTGTTTGGAGCAAATGCCAACAGAAAATTTTTTCTGTAA